The uncultured Bacteroides sp. genome includes the window ATACAAGGCAGAGCAAAATAAGAAATGCCTTCAGTGGGTGGATTCTGTTCTTCACCGGATGAGCTTGAAGGAAAAGGTGGGGCAACTTTTTATTTATACCATTGCGCCTGTTCGAAACAAAAGAAACATCGCTCTGCTAAAGGATGCGGTGCATACTTATAAGGTGGGTGGCTTACTCTTTTCGGGAGGAAAGCTGGAGAATCAGGCGATGCTGACCAACCAGGCACAACGCATGGCCAATGTGCCGTTAATGATTACTTTTGATGGAGAATGGGGGCTGTCAATGCGAATACACGGGATGCCTGTTTTTCCTAAGAACATGGTTTTGGGATGCATTCAAGACGATCGCCTGATTTATGAATACGGAAAAGAGATGGCTCGCGAGTGTCGCGAACTGGGAGTACAGGTAAACTTTGCTCCGGTGGCGGATGTGAACATCAATCCGAAGAATCCGGTGATTAATGTGCGCTCTTTCGGAGAGAACCCGATAAAGGTGGCCGACAAAGTGGTTGCGTATGCTTCGGGTTTGGAAAGTGGAAAAGTGCTTTCGGTAGGCAAACATTTTCCGGGACACGGCGATACGGATGTCGATTCTCACAAGGCGTTGCCTGTATTGCCTTTTACGCGGGAGCGGCTGGACAGTGTGGAGCTTTATCCCTTTAAAGAGATGATACAAGCCGGTTTGAGCGGCATTATGGTGGGGCATTTGCAAGTTCCCGTATTCGATCCGGTAGGCGGACTTCCGTCTTCGCTTTCGCGCAATATTGTCTATCATCTGCTGATCGAGGAAATGGGGTTTAAAGGTCTTATCTTTACCGACGCATTGTCTATGAAGGGGGTTTCCTCTGCCGAGCATGTCTGCTTGCAGGCATTGAAGGCAGGTAACGACATGGTACTTGCTCCGCACGACCTGAAGAAAGAGATGGATAATGTGCTGCAAGCAGTTAAAACAGGAGAATTCAGCGAAGAAGAGATTGATAAGAGGTGCCGTAAAGTGCTTACTTATAAATATGCGCTGGGCTTGAACCGTCGTCCGTACGTCAGACTATCGGGACTGGACAGGCGCATTAATACGCCTCAAACCCGGGATCTGGTGCGCAGACTCAATCTGGCAGCTATCACCGTACTGAACAATAAACGTGGAATATTGCCGCTTCATCCCGATTTGAAGGAGGTGGCGGTGCTCAATGTGGGCAAGTCCGATGACATTGATGTCTTTGTGAAACAACTAGGTAAATACACCTCTGTGGCACGCTTCAACTTAGGCAAAGAGATGTCTGCTTCGGCACAAACCTTGTTGCGCGATTCATTGGCAAAGTATAAGCGCATCATCGTTCCCGTTACCGAAATCCGACTGGCTCCTTATCAGTCATTCTTTGCCGGCTTTGCGCCGAAGACTCCGGTGATTTACGTTTTCTTCACGCCCGGCAAACGAATGTTGCAAATTCATCGGGCCATATCGGTTGCTTCGGTTGTGGTGCTGGGAAATTCTACAAATGAGGATGTGCAAGAGCAGGTGGCTGATATGCTTTATGGCAAAGCATCGGTAGACGGGCGACTCTCGGCCAGTATTGGCGGACTCTTTAAAACAGGTGCCGGGGTAACTATTACACCCGCTACTCCCTATCACTTTATCCCCGAAGAGTATGGCATGCGCTCGGAGGTACTGAGCAGGATAGACACCATAGCTATGCGGGGTATCCTTGCGGGGGCTTATCCGGGTTGCCAGGTAGTGGTACTGAAAGACGGTAAAACGATGTACGACAAATCTTTTGGTACATACACCTACACCGATGAGCATAAGGTAACATCAACAAATATGTATGATTTGGCTTCTCTGTCGAAAACGACGGGTACGCTACTGGCCGTGATGAAACTATACGATAAAGGCCGATTTAGTCTGTCGGATAAGATTTCGGATTATCTTCCGTTCTTGCGACGAACGAATAAAGCTAAAATAACCATTCGCGAACTGTTGTTGCATCAATCGGGACTACCCTCCGGGTTGGTGTTCTATCAGGATGCCATAGATAAGAAAAGCTATAGCGGCACTCTGTTTAAATCGAAACAAGATGCGTTCCATTCGGTTCAAATAGGGCCTAAGACTTTTGCGCAACCCGGCTTCCGCTTCAAAGAAGGGTTGACCTCTCCGATAGGAACAGGCGATTATACGTTGCATGTTGCCGATAGCCTCTGGTTGCATAAATCGTTTAAAGAAGTAATGCTGAAGAAAATAGCCGATGCTCCGCTCAAAGGGAAGAAATATGTATATAGTTGTCTGAACTTCATTCTGTTGCAGCAACTGGTAGAACAGCTCACAGGTATGCCGATGGATGAATATCTGGCACACGAGTTCTACGAACCGATGGGTTTGGAACATACGGCTTATTTGCCTTTACGCTATTTCCGCAAAGAAAACATAGTACCTTCTACGGTAGATCGCTTCCTGCGGAAGTCTACTTTGCAAGGTTTTGTACACGATGAATCGGCCGCTTTCCTAGGAGGCATTTCCGGTAATGCGGGTCTTTTCTCTACCGCCGCCGATGTGGCTCGTGTGTACCAGATGATTCTGAATGGCGGTGAACTGGATGGGCAACGTTATCTGAGTAAAGAAACATGCCACTTGTTTACTACGGAAACATCGAAAATCAGCCGTCGCGGTTTAGGCTTCGACAAACCGGCTGCAAAAGATGCGTCTTACAGCCCTTGTTGTTTGTCTGCTCCTCCTTCTGTGTATGGGCATACAGGCTTTACCGGTACTTGCGCCTGGACGGATCCTGATAATGGATTGGTATATGTATTCTTGAGTAATCGCACCTATCCCGATGCATGGGTAAACAAACTATCGAAGTTGGAGATTCGCGAGCAGATTCAGGAAACACTCTATGAGGCATTAGCGAAGTAGGTTTACCGTATTGGTCACTTTCAATTTAGTTTTTCCGCTCACTAATAAAAAAACGCGTTTTACTATCACATCTATCACAAAAAACGCTGAGGATACTTACTGTAAGTAGTCTCAGCGTGTGATAGTAAAAAATGTCTATCGCTATTTTAACCGTTTTACTATCACTTTTGGCTTATCTATCACACTTTTTGCTTGTATGTATGGCTAACTGTGTGCGTTTTACTTTTCGAAAACACGGCATTCTTTAGTTGTAATCACGGTAACATTAACTGCATATCACGGCATGCGCTTCTCGTTTCCCGTTCGGAGTCTCTACAGTCCCCACGTGGAAACCGGCGAGTCTCCACGTGGAGTCTCGCCGGTCTCCATATGGGGAACGAGGAGCTTGTGGTTATAAACAGGGAAAATGCATTCTGAAAGGGAAGTATCAGAGCAGTCAAATATACAAAATAAATAGGTTATTTATGGATAATGAATGCCTTATTTCTTAGCGAATAACGGTTGCAATAGTTTGGGAATCACTACTTTGTCACATTCCAAGTCTTCTAGCCGCTTCTCTCCGGCTGCCGTCAGGCTGAAAAACATCTGGCGTTTATCCGTAGCACCTAGGGTACGTTCTATTAATGCTTTTTCTTCAACCGAACGAATCACTTTAGATGTGTGTGAGGTTTTCATTTCGGTTCGCTCGGCTATGGAACTGGAAGTCAATGGCGTTTGTGCTTCATGTAGCGTACAGAGAACCATCGCTTCATTGAGTGAGATTTGATATGCTTGCTCAAACTCTTCTTCAAAAGAAGAGATTGCTTTACAAATATCTCGCATGGTGCATATTGATTTCATACTCGTTCGTCTTTTTCTTTTTTTATAATATAAATGCTTACTGAGTGGTGATGGCACTTCCCGTGAAAGCCGGCTTAAAAGTTACGTAAATATTCGGTATGTCGGGTAGCTGGGGCTGAGGTAAAAAGGCATGTTGATCAAGGTTTATGAACCCGGATGCACATGCCTTTTTAAGGTAATGATTGTCTTCCTATTTTATTTCAAAAGTAAACTCGTCTTTCGGATGGCGGATTTTTGCTAATTTGGATAACCAATCGTTGCTCTCGTCACGATAACCGATAGGTAGCATGAGTACACTTTTCAGTCCCTTGGATTTAAGTTCCAATAATTCATCTAATTGTGCAGTATCGAAGCCTTCCATTGGCGTTGAATCGACCTTTAGTACAGCTGCCTCTGCCATGGCAAAACTCATCCCGATGTAAGCTTGGCGTGCTGTATGCGCAAAGTTTTCTGCCGCAGTCTGCTTTAGATAAATTTCTTTCAGCCTATCGGTGTAATTTTTGTATTTATCTGCCGGTTGGTTACGTCCTTGTGTTATTAGAGAATAGATGTGATTAATTCTCTCTTCTGTATATCTGTCCCATGCAGCAAATACTAGTAGGTGCGAACAGTCCGCAACAATAGTTTGACCGAAAGCAATAGGTAGAATTTTGTCTTTAAGCTCTTGATTGGTAATCGTTATTACCTTAAAAGGCTGTAACCCTGAAGATGTAGGGGCTAGCCAGGCTGCTTCTACTATTTTATCAACTAAAGATTGTTCTACTTTTTTTGATGTATCGAACTTCTTGGTGGCATAACGCCATTCAAAATCATTTAATAAACTCATAATAAGGTTTTTAATGTATTAATGGAAAATAGATGTGCCTGTTTTATATAGAAGACATGCACATTTCATGTCTAAAACGTGCATGTCTCTGAAAAGTTTATCGCAGACGGTTTTTTACCGAAAGCGTTTTTCTTTTTTTTAAATAAATAAATTAATGTTAGCATTGTCGGCACGTTCCATGTAAGTAGCCACCCCGCCTACAGTCACTTCGTCCAACATTTCTTCCCGTTTTACGCCCATCACGTCCATAGACATTTGGCAGGCAATAAATTCCACTCCATTCTCTAATGCTTGTTCGCGAAGCGATTCCAAAGAGTCGATGCCTTTACGATGCATGATGTAGCGCATCATTTTGCCACCCATGCCGCCCATACTCATCTTCGAAAGCTTCAGACTCTGTGAACTTGCGGGAAGCATCATGCCAAACATTTTGCCGAAAATATCTTTGTCGACATTGGGCTTGTGCAATTTCTTGATAACATTTAATCCCCAGAA containing:
- a CDS encoding glycoside hydrolase family 3 N-terminal domain-containing protein: MNKRLLYILFALFVALQAKAQTEPLLLYKAEQNKKCLQWVDSVLHRMSLKEKVGQLFIYTIAPVRNKRNIALLKDAVHTYKVGGLLFSGGKLENQAMLTNQAQRMANVPLMITFDGEWGLSMRIHGMPVFPKNMVLGCIQDDRLIYEYGKEMARECRELGVQVNFAPVADVNINPKNPVINVRSFGENPIKVADKVVAYASGLESGKVLSVGKHFPGHGDTDVDSHKALPVLPFTRERLDSVELYPFKEMIQAGLSGIMVGHLQVPVFDPVGGLPSSLSRNIVYHLLIEEMGFKGLIFTDALSMKGVSSAEHVCLQALKAGNDMVLAPHDLKKEMDNVLQAVKTGEFSEEEIDKRCRKVLTYKYALGLNRRPYVRLSGLDRRINTPQTRDLVRRLNLAAITVLNNKRGILPLHPDLKEVAVLNVGKSDDIDVFVKQLGKYTSVARFNLGKEMSASAQTLLRDSLAKYKRIIVPVTEIRLAPYQSFFAGFAPKTPVIYVFFTPGKRMLQIHRAISVASVVVLGNSTNEDVQEQVADMLYGKASVDGRLSASIGGLFKTGAGVTITPATPYHFIPEEYGMRSEVLSRIDTIAMRGILAGAYPGCQVVVLKDGKTMYDKSFGTYTYTDEHKVTSTNMYDLASLSKTTGTLLAVMKLYDKGRFSLSDKISDYLPFLRRTNKAKITIRELLLHQSGLPSGLVFYQDAIDKKSYSGTLFKSKQDAFHSVQIGPKTFAQPGFRFKEGLTSPIGTGDYTLHVADSLWLHKSFKEVMLKKIADAPLKGKKYVYSCLNFILLQQLVEQLTGMPMDEYLAHEFYEPMGLEHTAYLPLRYFRKENIVPSTVDRFLRKSTLQGFVHDESAAFLGGISGNAGLFSTAADVARVYQMILNGGELDGQRYLSKETCHLFTTETSKISRRGLGFDKPAAKDASYSPCCLSAPPSVYGHTGFTGTCAWTDPDNGLVYVFLSNRTYPDAWVNKLSKLEIREQIQETLYEALAK
- a CDS encoding winged helix DNA-binding protein, coding for MKSICTMRDICKAISSFEEEFEQAYQISLNEAMVLCTLHEAQTPLTSSSIAERTEMKTSHTSKVIRSVEEKALIERTLGATDKRQMFFSLTAAGEKRLEDLECDKVVIPKLLQPLFAKK
- a CDS encoding NAD(P)H-dependent oxidoreductase; amino-acid sequence: MSLLNDFEWRYATKKFDTSKKVEQSLVDKIVEAAWLAPTSSGLQPFKVITITNQELKDKILPIAFGQTIVADCSHLLVFAAWDRYTEERINHIYSLITQGRNQPADKYKNYTDRLKEIYLKQTAAENFAHTARQAYIGMSFAMAEAAVLKVDSTPMEGFDTAQLDELLELKSKGLKSVLMLPIGYRDESNDWLSKLAKIRHPKDEFTFEIK